A genomic stretch from Nitrospirae bacterium YQR-1 includes:
- the atpB gene encoding F0F1 ATP synthase subunit A, whose amino-acid sequence MESHALIHISGVPPYVTYSWVAMAILITVAFVVRGSLKLVPVGAQNVVEGIVEALYDFCKDNINHHWVDSMFPMIGTLGLYILVCNLMGLIPGFDAPTGNINTTASCAVPVFIATHYFGLREHGGGYLKHFLGPIRSIYALPLMIMMFIIEFIGHLARPVTLSVRLFGNMLSKHIILSVLAVLAPAVIPIVFLGLGILVSVVQAFVFVLLATLYFAGAVEESH is encoded by the coding sequence TTGGAATCACATGCACTCATACACATATCGGGGGTTCCGCCCTATGTTACGTATTCGTGGGTAGCGATGGCAATTCTAATAACCGTTGCGTTTGTTGTTAGGGGCTCCTTGAAGCTGGTGCCGGTTGGAGCACAAAACGTGGTGGAGGGAATTGTTGAGGCCTTATATGATTTTTGCAAAGACAACATAAACCACCACTGGGTTGACTCAATGTTTCCCATGATAGGCACACTGGGGCTCTATATTCTTGTTTGTAACTTAATGGGTTTAATTCCCGGGTTTGATGCACCCACGGGTAATATCAACACGACGGCCTCCTGCGCTGTACCGGTGTTTATAGCAACCCACTACTTTGGACTCAGAGAGCACGGTGGCGGTTATCTGAAACATTTTTTGGGGCCTATACGGTCAATTTATGCGCTGCCACTGATGATTATGATGTTTATAATAGAGTTCATTGGGCACCTGGCGCGACCTGTTACCCTGTCGGTGAGGCTTTTTGGAAATATGCTCTCAAAGCACATAATACTGTCAGTATTGGCAGTGTTGGCTCCGGCGGTAATTCCTATAGTGTTTTTAGGCCTTGGCATACTTGTCAGTGTTGTACAGGCCTTTGTTTTTGTTTTGTTAGCAACGCTGTACTTTGCCGGTGCAGTTGAAGAGTCACATTAA
- the eno gene encoding phosphopyruvate hydratase: MSKIEAVHARQIMDSRGNPTVEVDVILESGAAGRAAVPSGASTGEREAVELRDGDKSKYLGKGVLKAVDNVNKVLASKVIGEEAINQAQIDRIMIEADATHNKSKIGANAILGVSLAVAKAAAEECDLPLYKYIGGVNAKELPVPMLNIINGGAHADNNVDIQEFMIMPIGAGTFAEALRSSAEVFHTLKKILHDKGLSTAVGDEGGFAPNLKSNEEALAIIVEAISKAGYKPGTDFYLALDVASSELYKDGKYNFAGEGKTFTKAEMVDYYAGLCDKYPIISIEDGCSENDWEGWKMLTDKLTKKIQLVGDDLFVTNPSILKEGIEKGIANSILVKVNQIGSLTETLDAVEMAKKAKYTAVISHRSGETEDTTIADIAVALNAGQIKTGSTSRSDRIAKYNRLLRIEEELGSMAIYKGRNTYYNLK; the protein is encoded by the coding sequence ATGTCAAAGATTGAAGCAGTACATGCAAGACAGATAATGGACTCAAGGGGCAACCCCACGGTGGAGGTTGATGTAATACTGGAAAGTGGAGCAGCAGGGCGTGCCGCCGTGCCAAGTGGTGCTTCAACCGGAGAGAGAGAGGCTGTTGAGTTAAGAGACGGAGATAAGAGCAAGTATCTGGGTAAGGGTGTGCTTAAGGCTGTCGATAATGTAAACAAGGTGCTGGCATCCAAGGTAATAGGCGAGGAGGCGATAAATCAGGCCCAGATAGACAGAATAATGATAGAGGCCGATGCAACGCACAATAAGTCTAAGATAGGGGCAAACGCAATACTTGGAGTATCCCTGGCGGTAGCCAAAGCGGCGGCTGAGGAGTGTGACCTTCCTCTTTATAAGTACATTGGAGGCGTAAATGCCAAGGAACTTCCGGTTCCTATGCTTAACATTATAAACGGCGGCGCCCATGCCGACAACAACGTTGATATTCAGGAGTTTATGATAATGCCGATAGGGGCAGGCACATTTGCCGAGGCTCTTAGAAGCTCAGCCGAGGTGTTTCATACTCTTAAGAAAATCCTGCATGACAAGGGACTTTCCACCGCAGTCGGTGATGAGGGCGGATTTGCTCCCAACCTTAAGTCAAACGAGGAAGCTCTTGCAATTATCGTAGAAGCAATTTCAAAGGCCGGGTATAAGCCGGGTACGGATTTCTATCTCGCACTGGACGTAGCCTCTTCAGAGCTCTATAAGGACGGCAAGTATAACTTTGCCGGTGAGGGCAAAACCTTTACAAAGGCCGAAATGGTTGACTACTATGCCGGTCTTTGCGACAAATACCCGATAATTTCAATCGAGGACGGCTGTAGTGAAAACGACTGGGAAGGTTGGAAGATGCTGACTGATAAGCTTACCAAGAAAATTCAGCTTGTCGGCGACGACCTGTTTGTCACCAATCCTTCAATTCTCAAAGAGGGTATAGAAAAGGGAATAGCCAATTCCATATTGGTGAAAGTCAATCAGATTGGTTCACTGACAGAGACCCTTGATGCCGTAGAGATGGCAAAGAAGGCTAAATACACGGCTGTAATATCCCACCGCTCCGGCGAAACTGAAGACACAACCATAGCAGATATAGCAGTGGCGCTCAATGCCGGACAGATTAAGACCGGTTCAACCTCAAGGAGTGACCGTATTGCTAAGTACAACAGGCTCTTAAGGATAGAAGAGGAGCTTGGAAGCATGGCTATTTACAAGGGACGCAATACCTACTATAACCTGAAGTAA
- a CDS encoding DUF4337 domain-containing protein yields the protein MADEKKEPWLNYLAMTTVLFAVLATLSTFKGGNYSTKSLLFQSQASDQWAYFQAKSIKSYLYEGQKDRYETELNFSESELSASGIKHYNEKIAFFGEKIKKYDSEKAAISAEAKKLEKLREDAQQHSRAFGMAIIFLQIAILIGSISALMKKKSLWLVSIVIGSAGILYFINGFLLFLPV from the coding sequence ATGGCAGATGAGAAAAAAGAACCCTGGCTTAATTACCTGGCTATGACCACTGTGCTGTTTGCAGTATTGGCAACCCTATCCACATTTAAGGGTGGCAATTATTCCACAAAATCGCTGCTTTTTCAATCACAAGCGTCTGACCAATGGGCATACTTCCAGGCAAAGAGCATAAAGAGCTACCTATATGAGGGACAAAAGGACAGGTATGAAACAGAATTGAACTTTTCGGAGTCTGAATTATCTGCTTCCGGGATAAAACACTACAACGAAAAAATAGCCTTCTTTGGGGAGAAAATAAAAAAATATGACAGTGAAAAGGCTGCAATATCAGCCGAGGCTAAAAAGCTGGAAAAACTGCGTGAAGATGCTCAACAGCACTCACGAGCATTTGGTATGGCTATCATATTCCTTCAAATTGCGATTCTGATAGGTTCCATCTCGGCCCTTATGAAAAAAAAATCCCTCTGGCTTGTAAGCATTGTTATAGGTTCAGCCGGTATCTTATACTTCATAAACGGTTTTTTACTCTTCCTACCTGTGTAA
- the atpE gene encoding ATP synthase F0 subunit C has protein sequence MKRFLMLLFVVMTVAAVPVATLYAADGAADSQSGNVKAFAAIGALIGLGIAALGTGIGQGLGLSKACDGVARNPGASGKITTTLIIGLAMIESLCIYAFLLSLGVLINQKLFF, from the coding sequence ATGAAGAGATTTTTAATGTTGCTGTTTGTAGTAATGACGGTAGCGGCAGTACCTGTAGCGACATTGTATGCAGCCGATGGAGCGGCTGACAGCCAATCGGGCAACGTAAAGGCATTTGCAGCTATTGGAGCATTAATAGGGCTGGGAATAGCGGCACTTGGCACGGGAATAGGCCAGGGGCTGGGTCTTAGTAAGGCATGTGATGGTGTTGCAAGAAATCCCGGGGCATCCGGTAAGATTACAACCACACTGATTATTGGTCTTGCTATGATTGAGTCGCTCTGTATTTATGCATTCTTGCTATCCCTTGGTGTGCTTATTAATCAGAAGCTGTTTTTTTAG
- a CDS encoding MBL fold metallo-hydrolase — MGLFLRCFVVGPLQVNCYILSDKDTGETIVIDPGDEPDRIIDFITDKSLTLKKIVCTHTHFDHIGGIPEIKDALNPLLLMHTDDRTIYEAARDMALFWGHQMDPMPKPDQFLSESDTITVGSHQFEVLHTPGHTPGGICIYGEGIIVTGDTLFEGSVGRTDLPGGNALDLKKSFKRLMGLPPETRVFPGHGSETTISHERKYNFFNSE; from the coding sequence ATGGGGCTGTTTCTTAGGTGTTTTGTGGTTGGGCCTTTACAGGTCAACTGCTACATCCTCTCAGATAAGGACACCGGAGAGACCATCGTAATAGACCCCGGCGATGAACCCGACAGAATTATTGATTTTATAACCGATAAGTCTCTTACCTTAAAGAAAATAGTTTGTACGCACACGCATTTTGACCACATAGGGGGTATTCCTGAAATAAAGGATGCCCTTAACCCCCTGCTGTTAATGCATACAGATGACCGCACCATATATGAAGCCGCCCGTGACATGGCGTTATTTTGGGGCCACCAGATGGATCCTATGCCTAAGCCTGACCAGTTTCTCTCTGAGAGTGACACTATTACAGTTGGCAGTCATCAGTTTGAGGTGCTTCACACACCGGGACACACCCCCGGCGGCATATGTATTTATGGCGAGGGAATAATCGTAACCGGTGATACCCTCTTTGAGGGTTCGGTGGGAAGAACAGACCTGCCGGGTGGTAATGCTCTTGATTTAAAAAAATCCTTCAAGCGCCTTATGGGACTACCTCCTGAAACAAGGGTATTTCCAGGCCACGGCTCTGAGACCACAATCTCACACGAAAGAAAATACAATTTCTTTAATAGCGAGTAA
- a CDS encoding aminodeoxychorismate/anthranilate synthase component II codes for MLLMIDNYDSFTYNLVQYLGELGQVIKVFRNDKITVSDIEKLKPDTIVISPGPCTPNEAGISVDLIKNFFSKIPILGVCLGHQSIGAAFNADIVRAQRLMHGKTSLIYHDGKGIFKGIPNPFEATRYHSLIIKKDTLSDDFEITAWTDADEIMGIRHQSYPLEGVQFHPESILTKAGKEILSNFLTLSAAFNAKHSHGGR; via the coding sequence ATGCTTTTAATGATAGATAATTATGATTCATTTACATACAATCTTGTTCAATATCTGGGCGAACTTGGGCAGGTTATAAAAGTCTTCAGAAACGATAAAATCACAGTTAGTGATATTGAGAAACTGAAGCCGGACACTATTGTGATCTCTCCGGGGCCTTGCACTCCGAATGAGGCGGGAATCTCGGTTGATTTAATAAAAAACTTCTTTAGTAAAATTCCGATTCTTGGAGTGTGTCTGGGGCATCAATCCATTGGAGCGGCTTTTAATGCAGATATCGTCAGGGCGCAGCGGCTTATGCACGGTAAGACTTCCCTGATCTATCATGACGGCAAGGGCATATTCAAGGGGATACCCAATCCGTTTGAAGCCACACGGTATCATTCGCTGATAATTAAAAAAGACACGCTTTCAGATGATTTTGAAATTACCGCATGGACTGATGCTGATGAAATCATGGGTATCAGACACCAGTCATACCCGCTTGAGGGTGTACAATTTCACCCTGAGTCTATACTAACAAAGGCCGGCAAGGAGATTCTCTCAAATTTCCTTACGCTCTCCGCAGCTTTTAACGCTAAGCACAGTCACGGCGGGAGGTAA
- a CDS encoding septum formation initiator family protein, with protein sequence MGKRNLLRTQILTERKRRSRVFVFIFTVAFVLIMFDLVFDEMGVLRYMKLKKEERILEQSLSDIEKNIVKLKEEIGVIRSDPFYIEKQAREDLGLAKPDEYIFKYENPETAKEHKAKK encoded by the coding sequence ATGGGTAAGAGAAATCTTTTGAGGACACAGATTTTGACGGAACGTAAGAGACGAAGCCGTGTTTTTGTATTTATCTTTACGGTGGCCTTTGTGCTTATAATGTTTGATCTGGTGTTTGATGAGATGGGAGTACTGCGGTATATGAAGCTCAAAAAAGAGGAGAGGATACTTGAGCAGAGTTTGTCTGACATTGAGAAAAATATAGTTAAGCTAAAAGAGGAAATCGGCGTTATACGCAGCGATCCGTTTTACATCGAAAAGCAGGCCCGTGAAGACCTTGGACTTGCCAAACCGGACGAATATATTTTTAAGTACGAAAATCCCGAAACGGCTAAAGAGCATAAAGCGAAGAAGTAA
- the trpE gene encoding anthranilate synthase component I — MYYPKIEEFKKISKDGNLIPVYTEILADTETPVSAYLKLCGPNTFLLESVMGGEKWARYSFLGIAPKKTMKFRGNEVEITCDGKSTQKMVVDPIEVLREELSQYTAVKTHGLPRFYGGLVGYIGYECVQFFESVPIREKPSLGLPDSMFMLMDTIVIFDNLRQAIKVVANASLIGKTAEDSYKEAIGKISAIVELLKKPVANRTLSIDNNSINANDSDSYKSSFTEKGQFFEAVEKSKEYIRAGDAFQIVVSQRFESDIEIEAFDVYRCLRVINPSPYMFYLNFGDTQIVGSSPEILVRVEEGKITLRPIAGTRRRGRSEDEDLALEVELKGDPKERAEHIMLVDLGRNDVGRVAVVGTVKVTELMDVERYSHVMHIVSNVEGTLREGLDSFDVLRACFPAGTVTGAPKVRAMEIIDELEPVMRGPYAGAVGYFGFSGSMDTCITIRTILITEGKVFVQAGAGIVADSVAENEYEETVNKAKGMFRAVVMAKSGC; from the coding sequence ATGTATTATCCAAAAATAGAAGAATTTAAAAAAATATCAAAAGACGGCAATCTGATTCCTGTTTACACGGAGATTCTGGCCGACACTGAGACCCCTGTATCGGCATACTTAAAACTATGCGGGCCAAATACGTTTCTGCTGGAGAGCGTCATGGGAGGGGAAAAATGGGCCAGGTATTCGTTTTTAGGGATCGCTCCTAAAAAAACTATGAAGTTCCGTGGTAACGAGGTTGAAATTACGTGTGACGGTAAATCCACCCAAAAAATGGTGGTTGATCCGATTGAGGTGTTAAGGGAAGAGCTCTCTCAGTACACTGCAGTTAAAACACACGGTTTGCCGCGCTTTTATGGCGGTTTGGTCGGCTACATCGGCTATGAGTGTGTACAGTTTTTTGAAAGTGTACCAATAAGAGAAAAACCGTCTCTCGGCTTACCGGATTCGATGTTTATGCTTATGGACACTATTGTTATTTTTGACAACCTGAGACAGGCTATTAAAGTTGTGGCTAACGCCTCCCTTATCGGTAAAACCGCAGAGGACAGCTACAAGGAAGCAATCGGGAAAATATCGGCAATTGTAGAGCTGCTAAAAAAACCGGTAGCCAACCGGACTCTCTCTATTGACAATAATTCCATAAATGCTAATGACTCCGACAGCTATAAGTCCTCATTTACTGAAAAAGGGCAGTTCTTCGAGGCTGTTGAGAAATCAAAAGAGTATATCAGGGCTGGGGACGCTTTTCAAATAGTAGTGTCACAGCGGTTTGAATCAGATATTGAAATAGAGGCATTTGATGTTTATCGTTGTCTGAGAGTGATAAATCCCTCCCCGTACATGTTTTATCTTAACTTTGGTGATACTCAGATAGTGGGCTCATCCCCGGAGATTCTTGTAAGGGTGGAAGAGGGCAAAATCACGCTGCGCCCGATTGCGGGCACAAGGAGGCGGGGGCGCTCCGAGGATGAGGACCTGGCTCTTGAGGTCGAGTTAAAAGGCGATCCTAAGGAAAGGGCTGAGCATATAATGCTGGTTGATCTGGGTAGAAATGACGTTGGCAGGGTGGCTGTTGTGGGGACAGTGAAAGTTACCGAACTTATGGATGTGGAGCGCTACAGCCACGTCATGCACATAGTGTCAAACGTGGAGGGTACACTGAGAGAGGGGCTTGACTCATTTGACGTCTTAAGGGCGTGTTTTCCGGCGGGGACGGTAACAGGGGCGCCGAAGGTGCGGGCTATGGAAATCATAGATGAACTTGAGCCTGTAATGCGCGGCCCTTATGCAGGAGCGGTCGGCTATTTCGGCTTTTCAGGCTCCATGGATACCTGTATTACCATTAGAACCATACTGATTACAGAGGGCAAGGTATTTGTGCAGGCCGGGGCCGGCATCGTTGCCGACTCTGTTGCTGAAAACGAATACGAGGAAACTGTAAATAAAGCAAAAGGCATGTTTCGTGCCGTTGTTATGGCTAAGAGCGGATGTTAG
- the trpD gene encoding anthranilate phosphoribosyltransferase: MIREAINILTQSIDLSSNEMIECMTEIMEGRATDAQIAAFLTVLKVKGETVEEITAAVTVMREKAIKITAPEGVVDTCGTGGDLSHTFNISTTAAVVTAACGIPVAKHGNRSVSSRTGSADVLEALDVIIDLSPEKVEKCLYETGFGFLFAPLFHPAMKYAVSPRREIGIRTIFNILGPLTNPAGAKRQIVGVYDAALTEPLAAVLGNLGAVDAMVFHGADGLDEVTISDGTYVSRFSGGTVNNLVFAPEDFRFDRAELSTLSGGNREDNARITYEILSGGKGPGRDIVIMNSACALMVSQQQYELDAAVNMVTDALDSGSALRKLEEIKRVSQKLKD; the protein is encoded by the coding sequence GTGATAAGAGAAGCGATAAATATTCTGACACAGAGCATAGACCTCTCCAGTAATGAAATGATTGAGTGTATGACGGAAATAATGGAGGGCAGGGCAACTGATGCCCAGATAGCAGCCTTTTTAACAGTCCTTAAGGTTAAAGGCGAGACGGTTGAAGAGATAACGGCAGCCGTCACGGTAATGAGAGAAAAGGCGATAAAAATAACCGCCCCCGAGGGTGTTGTGGATACCTGCGGCACCGGTGGCGACCTTTCCCATACATTTAACATATCAACAACAGCGGCGGTAGTGACGGCAGCTTGCGGCATACCGGTAGCCAAGCATGGGAACCGCTCGGTATCAAGCCGCACGGGAAGTGCAGACGTGCTTGAAGCCCTTGACGTCATAATAGATCTGAGCCCTGAAAAAGTTGAGAAATGCTTGTATGAAACCGGATTTGGATTTCTATTTGCCCCGTTATTTCACCCTGCCATGAAGTATGCGGTAAGTCCAAGAAGGGAAATTGGAATAAGGACAATTTTTAATATACTCGGGCCGCTAACTAATCCGGCAGGCGCTAAAAGACAAATAGTCGGTGTCTATGATGCAGCTTTGACGGAGCCACTGGCGGCTGTGCTGGGGAATTTGGGTGCAGTTGATGCAATGGTATTTCATGGAGCAGACGGCCTTGATGAGGTTACAATATCCGACGGCACCTATGTGTCGAGATTTTCAGGCGGTACTGTTAATAATCTGGTGTTTGCACCGGAGGATTTCCGGTTTGACAGGGCGGAATTATCAACTCTTTCCGGTGGTAACAGAGAGGACAATGCCCGCATTACTTATGAAATTCTAAGTGGAGGCAAAGGCCCGGGACGTGACATTGTTATTATGAACTCCGCCTGTGCTCTTATGGTCTCACAACAGCAGTATGAACTGGATGCAGCCGTTAACATGGTTACTGATGCTCTGGATAGCGGCAGTGCCCTTCGGAAACTTGAGGAAATAAAGAGAGTTTCACAAAAATTAAAGGATTAA
- a CDS encoding DUF4412 domain-containing protein codes for MVRRVLVSFVLVLLFSAVSHALDFSADMIYTAKGTKTEGKMFFTKDKIRMDMSTPEKVSTITREDKKVVWSILHKQKMYMETPIQHSTQKPMVDEKVDGELSRKEVGKETIDGHSCTKYMVTYKSGGKEQQIYQWMASDIIFPVKTSAVDGSWSQEYKNIKTGSQPADIFEVPAGFNKMEIPAGMNMK; via the coding sequence ATGGTAAGGAGAGTGCTGGTAAGTTTCGTATTAGTTTTGTTGTTTTCAGCCGTTTCACACGCGTTGGATTTTTCGGCGGATATGATTTACACCGCAAAGGGGACTAAGACCGAGGGTAAGATGTTTTTTACTAAGGACAAAATCAGGATGGATATGTCAACTCCTGAAAAAGTCTCAACTATCACAAGAGAGGATAAAAAGGTAGTTTGGAGCATTCTTCATAAACAGAAAATGTATATGGAGACACCTATACAACATTCAACCCAAAAACCAATGGTTGATGAAAAGGTGGATGGTGAACTCAGCAGAAAAGAAGTTGGTAAGGAAACCATTGACGGACACTCATGCACAAAGTACATGGTTACTTATAAGTCCGGCGGTAAAGAGCAACAGATATATCAATGGATGGCCTCTGATATTATATTTCCGGTTAAAACCTCGGCGGTGGACGGTTCATGGTCACAGGAGTACAAAAATATAAAAACAGGTTCTCAGCCGGCTGATATTTTTGAAGTTCCCGCCGGTTTCAATAAAATGGAAATTCCCGCCGGTATGAATATGAAGTAA
- the lpdA gene encoding dihydrolipoyl dehydrogenase — translation MKVAILGSGPGGYVAALKAAQMGADVTVIEKKEVGGTCLNEGCIPTKTLIASAEAYSKAKHLSDFGIDLTGEVKPNPSKILARKNEVISIQVKGIRGLFKSWGVKLKEGAGEFISEKEIRISLKDGGVESLTADKFIVATGSRPAEIPIFPFDGKNILNSTDALEINSIPSSMIIVGAGVMGCEFACIYQEFGTEVTMVELMPRALTTEDPEISQTIERELKKKKIKLYTGIKVEKVSVETSGVRVSLSNGKDLTAEKLLVTIGRAFNSQGVGLDRVSVETGKRGEIKVNRYMETSNPDIYAIGDVTGGMLLAHTASKEGIVAANNIMGHTEEMDYTVVPGGIFTHPEIGSVGMREHQLQEKGLQYRVGRFQYRALGKAHAMGEISGLFKVISDEEGKRILGVHIIGQNASDIVHEAAVAMRNGLTVQDLAETIHAHPTLAEGLMEAAEDVLGHAIHMPKK, via the coding sequence ATGAAAGTAGCTATATTAGGCTCCGGCCCCGGCGGTTATGTAGCGGCACTAAAAGCCGCTCAGATGGGGGCTGATGTAACAGTCATCGAGAAAAAAGAGGTGGGTGGTACGTGTTTAAATGAGGGTTGCATCCCGACAAAGACTCTCATAGCCTCAGCGGAGGCATACTCCAAAGCCAAACATCTCAGTGATTTCGGTATAGACTTGACCGGAGAAGTTAAACCTAATCCGTCAAAGATTTTAGCGCGGAAAAATGAGGTCATATCCATACAGGTTAAAGGAATAAGGGGTTTATTTAAAAGCTGGGGAGTCAAGCTAAAAGAAGGCGCCGGAGAGTTTATATCTGAAAAGGAAATAAGAATATCATTAAAGGACGGCGGGGTGGAATCCCTTACCGCCGATAAATTCATAGTGGCAACCGGCTCAAGGCCGGCGGAGATTCCAATATTTCCCTTTGACGGTAAAAACATTCTAAACAGCACGGATGCACTGGAGATTAACTCAATTCCCTCCTCAATGATAATAGTAGGGGCCGGGGTTATGGGGTGTGAATTTGCCTGTATTTATCAGGAATTCGGCACGGAGGTAACGATGGTGGAGCTGATGCCCAGAGCCCTTACAACGGAAGACCCTGAGATTTCCCAGACTATCGAAAGAGAGTTAAAGAAAAAGAAGATAAAGCTCTATACCGGCATAAAGGTCGAAAAGGTATCGGTAGAGACTTCAGGCGTTAGGGTATCTTTATCTAACGGGAAGGACTTAACGGCGGAGAAACTTCTGGTAACTATCGGCAGGGCTTTCAACTCACAGGGAGTGGGGCTGGACAGGGTAAGTGTTGAGACCGGCAAACGCGGTGAGATAAAAGTAAACCGGTACATGGAGACGTCAAACCCTGATATCTATGCTATAGGGGATGTTACGGGCGGAATGTTGTTAGCCCATACAGCCTCAAAAGAAGGCATCGTAGCGGCAAACAATATAATGGGCCACACCGAGGAGATGGACTATACGGTGGTGCCGGGAGGGATATTTACACATCCCGAGATAGGCTCGGTAGGAATGCGTGAGCATCAACTTCAGGAAAAGGGTTTGCAGTACCGTGTCGGCAGATTCCAGTACCGGGCACTGGGTAAGGCCCACGCCATGGGTGAGATATCGGGGCTTTTTAAAGTTATCTCCGATGAGGAAGGCAAGCGGATACTTGGAGTGCATATAATAGGGCAAAACGCTTCAGACATAGTGCATGAGGCGGCGGTAGCCATGAGAAACGGATTAACAGTGCAGGATTTGGCAGAAACCATTCATGCTCATCCGACCCTTGCCGAGGGACTTATGGAGGCAGCCGAGGATGTGTTGGGACACGCTATTCATATGCCTAAAAAATAA
- a CDS encoding FecR family protein: MSIKKKIILILMMSAVVVAVYNVAEKYFRYKRLINEYVIDKLEGYVTVQNRGKPELRAKKHESIKPGDIIRTVDNSKTDVVFKNRAAVRVTENTALEVDKDGPDAEPQTKLTKGAVLVKITHKLAADQGGKSKKVFSVQTPQAVAGVRGTSFLVKYNDEIPRSFMENVPGTEVAVLEGTVSFSVSGSTQEIDITKERKAVVDHFSTTPRLSYISSEDETRLEEIADIETSLKFSDFLFSEIRETFSSLICPVVTRITKAEMSIIESALSIYSYEHEGKVPRKLTELKLKKPDLYDSCGVPYLYKRLSPYKAEIRSAGADMEFFTKDDLVRTFQSR; this comes from the coding sequence ATGAGTATTAAAAAGAAAATAATATTGATTCTCATGATGTCAGCTGTAGTAGTTGCTGTCTATAACGTTGCAGAGAAGTATTTCCGTTATAAAAGATTAATTAATGAATATGTAATTGACAAGTTGGAGGGTTACGTTACTGTTCAGAATCGAGGGAAACCGGAACTCAGAGCTAAAAAACATGAATCAATAAAGCCGGGAGATATTATCCGGACTGTGGATAACTCAAAAACAGATGTGGTATTTAAAAACAGGGCTGCTGTCAGGGTTACAGAAAATACAGCCCTTGAGGTGGATAAAGACGGCCCTGATGCCGAGCCTCAAACAAAATTGACAAAAGGTGCGGTTTTGGTAAAAATAACCCACAAACTTGCCGCAGATCAGGGTGGAAAGTCAAAAAAGGTGTTTTCGGTACAAACGCCTCAAGCTGTTGCCGGCGTAAGGGGTACTTCATTTTTAGTAAAATATAATGATGAAATTCCCAGATCATTTATGGAAAATGTTCCCGGCACAGAGGTTGCAGTGCTTGAGGGAACGGTAAGTTTTTCTGTTTCAGGCAGTACACAGGAGATTGATATAACGAAAGAAAGAAAGGCCGTTGTTGATCATTTTTCTACAACTCCCAGGCTATCATATATCTCCAGTGAAGATGAAACCCGGCTGGAAGAGATTGCCGACATTGAAACTTCATTGAAATTTTCCGACTTTTTGTTTTCCGAAATCAGAGAAACCTTCAGCTCATTGATATGTCCTGTGGTTACTAGAATCACAAAGGCCGAGATGAGTATTATAGAATCAGCGCTGAGTATTTACAGTTATGAACACGAGGGGAAAGTGCCGCGTAAGCTTACTGAGCTAAAATTGAAAAAACCCGATCTCTATGATTCATGTGGAGTGCCGTATTTATACAAAAGGCTCAGTCCATATAAAGCCGAGATACGCTCGGCAGGCGCAGACATGGAATTCTTTACCAAAGATGATTTAGTAAGAACTTTTCAGAGCCGGTAA